Genomic DNA from Vibrio vulnificus CMCP6:
AGTTCTCCTTCCGTATTGTTTTAACTCAAGGCTTGAACCGCCAGATCCGCCGTATGTGTGAAGCACTCGGCTATGAAGTGTTTAAACTGCGTCGTGTGCGCATTATGAACATTTCACTCGATGGCATTCCGAACGGTAAGTGGCGTTATCTCACAGACGATGAGGTGACGGAAATCCTTGCGATGTGTGAAGGTTCTGTTGGCACCGAAGAAGCCTCTCGCGTTGACGCCAAAGGCCGCCGTATTCGCAAAGCCACCGACGCTAAGCTGTTTGACAGCCGCGAGGAAAATCAAACCTCTACTGCACGTCGCAACCAAAAACAGCGCACCTTCAAAGGCAACAATGCCGATGAGTTTCGCCATGCGCCAAATTCAAAAAAAGCGCAGCAAAGAAAGCAGCAGGATGGCGATAAACCGCGTTTTGAAAAACCAAAGCGCCAAGAGCAAGCTGGAAAAGCAAAACGCTATGACAATCCCAACGCAGCAAAACCCGTCAAACGCACGGGCGGCACTTTGACTCTTAAGAAATAATATTACTCGCAAGCTTTGAAAAGGACGCTCCTACGAGCGTCCTTTTTGTTGGTCAAACGTATTCTATTTTACCCCTCAGAGAACTTAAGCCTCTAAACAGAGTTCAGCAAAATGCCCTCGAGTGAGCATCAGTAAATCTTTGGGTGCTAGCTCAATCTCTAAGCCACGCTTACCAGCACTGACACAAATGGTCTCTTGTTGCCCTGCACTCATATGAAGAAAGGTGGGCAGAGCTTTCTTTTGCCCGAGCGGACTAATGCCGCCCACGACATAACCTGTGGTTTTTTGCGCGATTTCAGGATCGGCCATATCGGCTTTTTTGCCATTAGCGGCTTTCGCTGCCAATTTTAGATTGAGTTTTTGATCAACGGGGATGATCGCTACCGCCAAGTTTTTTGCTTCGCCATTTAAGCAAAACAGTAATGTTTTAAAGACTTTTTTTGGATCTTGCCCAAGCACTTCTGCCGCTTCCAAACCATAGCTTGTCGCTCGTGGATCGTGCTGATATTCGTGGATGGTATGAGGAACTTTCTTTTTCTTGGCAAGATTGATAGCCGGAGTCATTGTCTTTCTCCTGTATAAACAAAAAGCGCTATCCCAGATCGGAATAGCGCTTTAGTTAAAGATATCAGCGAGATTGAGTCAAACTCTTTCTCTTATCGATTATTTGTAAACAATCTCACCATTTGGCGCGAACTTGTTCACATCGATTGGGCTGTTCTTCTCTAGGAACTCTTTCAGTACTTCAGCATCCACAAAACCAGTGTTCACGTAACCAGGGTGACCAGTCAGTTTAGGGTAACCATCACCACCCGCGGCGTTGTAGCTTGGTACGGTGAAGCGGTAAGTTTCATCTAGACGAAGCTGTTTGCCACCAATGAATACGTTCGATACTTTGCCGTTAGCCACTGTCATTGAGATACCGGCGAATTGCGCGTAAGCACCTGAATCAACAGGTTTCGTTGCAACTACGTTTAGGTAGTCCAGCACTTCTTTACCCGTCATATCGGTGTAAGTCAGGATGTTTGCAAAAGGCTGAACGGTAAGGACGTCTTTGTAAGTCACTTCACCCGCTTCAATCGAGTCACGTACACCACCCGAGTTCATTACTGCGAAGTCTGCTTTTGCACGCTCCATGTGTGATACTGCGATCAAACGACCTAGGTTAGTTTGCTGGAAGCGAACCACGTTACGGTCACCTTCAAGCTTGCCGTTTGTGTCTGCAATCTTCACGTTAAGTTGCTCTTGACCTTTCTCTTGGTAAGGACGTAGGAACTCTAGCAATGCAGTATCTTCTTTAATTTCGCTTTCAATGAAGACGCGCTGGCTCTTACCATCGACTTCCACTTTCTTCTTCAGGTTAACCGGAATCAGATCGTAGCTCACCATACGTAGCTCACCATTGCGGAACTCGTAATCAGCACGGCCAACGTATTTACCCCACTCGTGCGCTTGCACGATGTAAGTACCGTTTTGTTGGTCTGGCTTACACTCGTCTGCTGGTTTGAAGTTTTTCTTCACCACATTTGGTGCTTCCATACAAACCGGCTCTTGCGAGTGACCACCGACGATCATGTCTAGGTCACCTTCGTTTAGGTAACGAGCCAGTGCCACATCGCCAGGAGCGTTGATGCCACGCTTACCATCTTCGTAGTGACCCATGTGCGTCACGGCGAAGATCAAATCTGGTTTTTCTGTTTCTTTTAGCTCAGCAATCAGCTTCTTCGCTTCTTCCTTCGGATCACGGAAGTCAATGGCGCCGATGAATTCTGGGTTGCCTAGCTTAGCTGTATCTTCGGTTGTTAGACCGATAACCGCAATTTTGATACCTTGCTTATCGAACATCTCGTAAGCTTGGAACATGCGCTCGCCGGTTTTCTTGTCGTAAATGTTGGCAGACAGCATTGGGAAGTTAGCCCACTCTTTCTGCTTCATCAGTACGTCTAGAGGATTGTCAAACTCGTGGTTACCCAGCGCCATTGCGTCGTAACCGATTTTGCTCATGCCTTTGAAATCTGGCTCAGCATCTTGAAGGTCTGACTCAGGAACACCTGTGTTGATATC
This window encodes:
- the rluF gene encoding 23S rRNA pseudouridine(2604) synthase RluF — translated: MSQDNAKRLNKYISETGFCSRREADKLIEQGRVTINGKQPEMGTKVLPGDDVCVDGKPVAAKEKPVYIALNKPTGITCTTERDIPGNIVDFIGHKKRIFPIGRLDKPSDGLIFLTNDGDIVNKILRAGNHHEKEYVVRVDKPITPEFIKAMSSGVNILDTVTLPCKVTQETKFSFRIVLTQGLNRQIRRMCEALGYEVFKLRRVRIMNISLDGIPNGKWRYLTDDEVTEILAMCEGSVGTEEASRVDAKGRRIRKATDAKLFDSREENQTSTARRNQKQRTFKGNNADEFRHAPNSKKAQQRKQQDGDKPRFEKPKRQEQAGKAKRYDNPNAAKPVKRTGGTLTLKK
- the ybaK gene encoding Cys-tRNA(Pro) deacylase yields the protein MTPAINLAKKKKVPHTIHEYQHDPRATSYGLEAAEVLGQDPKKVFKTLLFCLNGEAKNLAVAIIPVDQKLNLKLAAKAANGKKADMADPEIAQKTTGYVVGGISPLGQKKALPTFLHMSAGQQETICVSAGKRGLEIELAPKDLLMLTRGHFAELCLEA
- the ushA gene encoding bifunctional UDP-sugar hydrolase/5'-nucleotidase UshA; this encodes MKQRLIVKTALSAAILATLAGCATQPTQEWAADTTYKLTVLHTNDHHGRFWQNKYGEYGMAARKTLIDELRAEIQAEGGSVLLLSGGDINTGVPESDLQDAEPDFKGMSKIGYDAMALGNHEFDNPLDVLMKQKEWANFPMLSANIYDKKTGERMFQAYEMFDKQGIKIAVIGLTTEDTAKLGNPEFIGAIDFRDPKEEAKKLIAELKETEKPDLIFAVTHMGHYEDGKRGINAPGDVALARYLNEGDLDMIVGGHSQEPVCMEAPNVVKKNFKPADECKPDQQNGTYIVQAHEWGKYVGRADYEFRNGELRMVSYDLIPVNLKKKVEVDGKSQRVFIESEIKEDTALLEFLRPYQEKGQEQLNVKIADTNGKLEGDRNVVRFQQTNLGRLIAVSHMERAKADFAVMNSGGVRDSIEAGEVTYKDVLTVQPFANILTYTDMTGKEVLDYLNVVATKPVDSGAYAQFAGISMTVANGKVSNVFIGGKQLRLDETYRFTVPSYNAAGGDGYPKLTGHPGYVNTGFVDAEVLKEFLEKNSPIDVNKFAPNGEIVYK